The proteins below are encoded in one region of Armatimonadota bacterium:
- the ilvD gene encoding dihydroxy-acid dehydratase, with amino-acid sequence MDRAGRREEGLRRRWRSCLAEESPRWAVRRAHWRAMGLTEEDLERPKIAIVNSSSELAMCFRHLDGIAARLKEIIRAAGGVPFEIRTAAPADFITSAGHGGGYVLSARDLIVNDIEVAVEGALLDGMICLSSCDKTVPAHLMAAARLNLPTLIVACGYQPSGEYKGRAVDIEDVFLHASGAAAGACDLREVWEMADRAIQGPGVCPGMGTANSMHMACEALGMALPGSTPVLANGPRMWGVVEEAGQRIVELVVEDVRPRSILRPEAFANAVTVMLAVGASINVVKHLQAVAREARCPVDIYELFAQYEEKVPLLVAVRPNGEHRIEDLEEAGGTLAVLKRLEPLLAADVPTVAGRTLREILRDVRVGREEVVRPLDRPWRRRGTIVILRGSLAPQGAIVRLGSAQDGSTRFSGPAKVYDSQERALEGLRRGEVGPGQVVVIRGMGPRGRPGMGMVSAFAFALDRAGLSGRVAMVSDGQVSGLLNRGLVVAEVSPEAAEGGPLAWVEDGDRIVIDLEARRVDLEVPPEVLEARRQARPWESPVEEHGWLEIYRRLVRPLRDGAILVE; translated from the coding sequence GTGGACCGAGCGGGACGTCGAGAGGAAGGCCTGCGGAGGCGGTGGCGGAGCTGCCTTGCGGAGGAATCCCCGCGGTGGGCGGTGCGGCGGGCGCACTGGCGGGCCATGGGGCTCACGGAGGAGGATCTGGAACGGCCCAAGATCGCCATCGTCAACAGCTCCTCGGAACTGGCCATGTGCTTCCGGCACCTGGACGGGATTGCGGCGCGGCTCAAGGAGATCATCCGGGCGGCGGGAGGGGTACCCTTCGAGATCCGGACCGCGGCCCCCGCGGACTTCATCACCAGCGCCGGGCACGGGGGAGGATATGTGCTCAGCGCCCGGGACCTCATCGTGAACGACATCGAGGTCGCGGTGGAGGGGGCCCTCCTGGACGGCATGATCTGCCTCTCGTCCTGTGACAAGACGGTTCCCGCCCACCTCATGGCCGCCGCCCGGCTGAACCTTCCGACCCTCATCGTGGCCTGCGGGTACCAGCCCAGCGGCGAATACAAGGGAAGAGCCGTGGACATCGAGGACGTGTTCCTGCACGCTTCCGGCGCGGCCGCGGGAGCCTGCGATCTCCGAGAGGTGTGGGAGATGGCGGACCGGGCCATCCAGGGGCCCGGCGTGTGCCCGGGCATGGGCACCGCGAACTCCATGCACATGGCCTGCGAGGCCCTGGGGATGGCATTGCCCGGAAGCACACCGGTGCTCGCGAATGGTCCCCGGATGTGGGGAGTGGTGGAGGAGGCCGGCCAGCGCATCGTGGAGCTGGTGGTGGAGGACGTGCGGCCCCGCTCAATCCTCCGCCCCGAAGCGTTCGCCAACGCGGTCACGGTGATGCTGGCAGTGGGGGCGAGCATCAACGTGGTGAAGCACCTTCAGGCGGTGGCGCGGGAAGCCCGCTGCCCGGTGGACATCTACGAGCTCTTCGCGCAGTATGAGGAGAAGGTGCCCCTCCTGGTGGCGGTCCGGCCGAACGGCGAACACCGCATCGAGGATCTGGAAGAGGCCGGGGGGACCCTGGCGGTCCTGAAGCGGCTGGAGCCCCTGCTGGCCGCGGACGTTCCCACCGTGGCGGGACGGACGCTCCGGGAAATCCTCCGGGACGTGCGGGTGGGCCGGGAGGAGGTGGTCCGTCCCCTGGACCGACCCTGGCGGAGGCGGGGAACCATCGTGATCCTGAGGGGCTCCCTCGCCCCCCAGGGGGCCATCGTACGGCTGGGATCCGCGCAGGACGGGTCGACACGTTTCTCCGGGCCGGCCAAGGTCTACGACTCGCAGGAGCGAGCCCTGGAGGGGTTGCGGAGGGGAGAGGTGGGTCCGGGACAGGTGGTGGTGATCCGGGGGATGGGCCCCCGGGGCAGACCCGGCATGGGGATGGTCTCCGCGTTCGCCTTTGCCCTGGACCGGGCCGGGCTCAGCGGGCGGGTCGCGATGGTCAGCGACGGACAGGTGTCCGGTCTGCTCAACCGCGGGCTCGTGGTGGCGGAGGTTTCCCCGGAGGCCGCAGAAGGGGGTCCTCTCGCGTGGGTGGAGGACGGGGATCGGATCGTCATCGATCTCGAGGCGCGCCGGGTGGATCTGGAGGTGCCCCCGGAGGTGCTCGAGGCCCGGCGGCAGGCCCGTCCCTGGGAAAGCCCGGTGGAGGAGCACGGATGGTTGGAGATTTACCGGAGGCTCGTACGTCCCCTGCGGGACGGCGCCATCCTGGTGGAGTAA
- a CDS encoding HAD hydrolase-like protein, translating to MATGRWPRAIFYDSKTTLFDWAWSWREAAQRIAAKYGGGVDVDEFTEDWIVMFEGFQRRAAFTRYADLTNHIRDGLRYAYRLHGIRGNPDEDVKIFLELQERVEPFPEVLEELQRQRDLGVKILIFSDVETKYIEMYVSKLRGFRPDFVGSTEQARVHKPNPRVYFWVLRQVGLEPRDVLYCAAPQFDVQGAIACGMKAAWLRRAHGRLGRRNVTFEAGDVPADYEIEDLRQLTRIVEMNLRLS from the coding sequence ATGGCTACAGGACGCTGGCCGAGGGCCATTTTCTACGATTCGAAGACCACCCTGTTCGACTGGGCGTGGAGCTGGCGAGAGGCCGCGCAGCGCATCGCGGCCAAGTACGGCGGCGGCGTGGACGTGGACGAGTTCACGGAGGACTGGATCGTGATGTTCGAGGGGTTCCAGCGCCGGGCGGCCTTCACCCGGTACGCGGATCTCACGAATCACATCCGGGACGGGCTGCGGTACGCCTACCGGCTGCACGGGATCCGGGGGAACCCGGATGAGGACGTGAAGATCTTTTTGGAGCTGCAGGAACGGGTGGAGCCGTTCCCGGAGGTGCTGGAGGAACTCCAGCGGCAGCGGGATCTGGGAGTGAAGATCCTCATCTTCTCGGACGTGGAGACGAAATACATCGAGATGTACGTGAGCAAGCTCCGGGGGTTCCGGCCGGATTTCGTGGGGAGCACGGAGCAGGCCCGGGTGCACAAGCCGAATCCCCGGGTGTACTTCTGGGTTCTCCGGCAGGTGGGCCTGGAGCCCCGGGATGTCCTCTACTGCGCCGCGCCCCAGTTCGACGTGCAGGGCGCCATCGCCTGCGGGATGAAGGCCGCGTGGCTCCGGCGGGCGCACGGACGACTGGGACGCCGGAACGTGACCTTCGAGGCGGGGGATGTCCCCGCGGATTACGAGATCGAGGATCTCCGGCAGCTCACGCGCATCGTGGAGATGAACCTCCGGCTGTCGTGA
- a CDS encoding ABC transporter ATP-binding protein — MQVETVRTPHGETEGGPGRVQIRLEGVTRRFGSVTAVDRVTLEVAKGEFVTLLGPSGCGKTTTLRIIAGLEEADEGRVYIGGRLVSDPHVGIFVPPERRSVGMVFQSYAVWPHMTVFGNVAFPLRVRRWPAEAIRRRVTEVLQLVGLQHLMDRPATALSGGQQQRVAIARAIVYEPEVLLMDEPLSNLDAKLREEMRNELRALQRRLGMTTVYVTHDQEEAMVLSDRVVVMHAGRVLQVGTPEEIYLQPADATVAEFLGSPTLLDATVRGSEGSPDGVLVEVEGVGWRGWCRAREPIPAGTRVKVCVRGEDLEVRRDPKADGGASWRGRVEQSRFRGQSRLLVIRGEAGVFRVEVPKTERFEEGESVWVVAQVGRLLAFPIR, encoded by the coding sequence ATGCAGGTGGAGACGGTCCGGACCCCGCACGGGGAGACGGAAGGGGGGCCGGGTCGGGTGCAGATCCGGCTGGAGGGCGTGACCCGGCGGTTCGGGAGCGTGACCGCGGTGGATCGGGTCACCCTGGAGGTGGCCAAGGGGGAGTTCGTGACCCTGCTGGGCCCGAGCGGCTGCGGGAAGACCACCACCCTGCGCATCATCGCGGGACTGGAGGAGGCGGATGAGGGCCGGGTGTACATCGGGGGCCGGCTGGTGAGCGACCCGCACGTGGGGATCTTCGTCCCCCCCGAACGGCGGTCCGTGGGGATGGTGTTCCAGTCGTACGCGGTGTGGCCGCACATGACGGTGTTCGGGAACGTGGCCTTCCCCCTCCGGGTGCGGCGCTGGCCCGCGGAGGCCATCCGGCGGCGGGTCACGGAGGTCCTGCAGCTCGTGGGCCTCCAGCACCTGATGGATCGTCCGGCCACCGCCTTGAGCGGCGGTCAGCAGCAGCGGGTAGCCATCGCCCGGGCCATCGTGTACGAGCCCGAGGTCCTCCTGATGGACGAACCCCTGAGCAACCTGGACGCGAAGCTGCGGGAGGAGATGCGCAATGAGCTGCGGGCCCTGCAGCGCCGGCTGGGCATGACCACCGTGTACGTCACCCACGATCAGGAGGAGGCCATGGTGCTCTCGGATCGGGTGGTGGTGATGCACGCGGGCCGGGTCCTCCAGGTGGGTACTCCGGAGGAGATCTATCTGCAGCCCGCGGACGCCACGGTGGCGGAGTTCCTGGGTTCCCCGACCCTGCTGGACGCCACCGTGCGGGGGAGCGAGGGAAGCCCGGACGGGGTCCTGGTGGAGGTGGAAGGGGTGGGGTGGCGTGGCTGGTGCAGGGCCCGGGAGCCGATCCCCGCGGGCACCCGGGTGAAGGTGTGCGTGCGGGGGGAGGACCTGGAGGTGCGCCGGGATCCGAAAGCCGACGGAGGGGCGTCCTGGCGGGGGCGAGTGGAGCAGAGCCGTTTCCGGGGGCAGTCCCGGCTCCTGGTGATCCGAGGCGAAGCGGGGGTGTTCCGGGTGGAGGTCCCCAAGACGGAGCGGTTCGAGGAAGGAGAGTCCGTGTGGGTGGTGGCCCAGGTGGGCCGTCTCCTGGCCTTTCCCATCCGTTAG
- a CDS encoding extracellular solute-binding protein, which translates to MSALAICLLAALAGWSSPADGWSQVVEAARRENQLVLYDGHGGAIPTIQFAAERFQRRYGIRVEVSVMRASEAVERVRIEQRAGRPVADLVTVGSTTAWQMKNLDRTLQPLGPLPSGRKVSAQIRLQMEAWGIGDVMLTEAVQLYGILVNTQLVPPQEEPRSWMDLLDPRWRGKLITDDPRAPGGGFVFFAATYKQLGRRYHEALAAQRPFLTRAIAEAANRVARGEFALMYPFALGLFPRVRDLPNVKVVIPREGAPYVFQGVSMPQTVRHPNAARLFAEFLLSEEVQKQLARDYLLPAVAGTLLQAPPEVRTLLRARLWDTTDPPRAEEQLKAAAEIYR; encoded by the coding sequence TTGTCCGCGCTCGCGATTTGTCTGCTGGCGGCCCTCGCGGGGTGGAGCTCGCCCGCGGATGGTTGGTCGCAGGTGGTGGAGGCGGCCCGGCGGGAAAACCAGCTCGTGCTCTACGATGGCCACGGGGGGGCCATCCCCACCATCCAGTTCGCGGCGGAGCGCTTCCAGCGGAGGTACGGGATCCGGGTGGAAGTGAGCGTCATGCGGGCCAGCGAGGCGGTGGAGCGGGTACGCATCGAGCAGCGTGCGGGCCGGCCCGTGGCGGACCTCGTGACCGTGGGGTCCACCACCGCCTGGCAGATGAAGAACCTGGATCGGACCCTGCAGCCCCTGGGCCCCCTTCCGAGCGGGAGGAAGGTTTCAGCTCAGATCCGCCTCCAGATGGAGGCGTGGGGGATCGGGGACGTGATGCTCACGGAAGCCGTACAGCTCTACGGGATCCTCGTCAACACGCAGCTCGTGCCGCCGCAGGAGGAGCCCAGGAGCTGGATGGACCTGTTGGATCCGAGGTGGCGGGGCAAGCTCATCACGGATGACCCCCGGGCTCCTGGGGGAGGCTTCGTGTTCTTCGCCGCCACATACAAGCAGCTGGGTCGGCGATACCACGAGGCCCTGGCCGCCCAACGGCCGTTCCTGACCCGGGCCATCGCGGAGGCCGCGAACCGGGTGGCCCGGGGAGAGTTCGCCCTCATGTACCCCTTCGCCCTGGGGCTCTTCCCCCGGGTCCGGGACCTCCCCAACGTGAAGGTGGTCATCCCGCGGGAGGGCGCGCCCTACGTCTTCCAGGGAGTCTCCATGCCCCAGACCGTGCGGCACCCGAACGCGGCACGGCTGTTCGCGGAGTTCCTCCTCTCGGAGGAGGTGCAAAAGCAGCTGGCGCGGGACTACCTCCTGCCCGCGGTGGCCGGCACCCTCCTGCAGGCGCCTCCGGAGGTTCGGACCCTCCTGCGGGCCAGGCTGTGGGACACCACGGATCCACCCCGGGCGGAAGAGCAACTGAAGGCGGCCGCGGAGATCTACCGGTAG
- a CDS encoding iron ABC transporter permease — translation MVGAQVWRPEIPGVRASLRREGTAVLLLLGLGLLVVYPTAFLIYGSLYSAPPGDPGTLTAQGYRALGSGENLRILLETFGFALAGSGTGLVLGLLLGWVVARTDVPGAALWEALFTLPLFIPPVLMAAAWGMLAAPRAGLLNAAFRTLFGGEGPFNVYSAGGLVWYLVQYSAAFQLGVITGPLRAFDATLEDAGRVCGASRGRVFWSVVLPVMYPVVSNAFLYSFVRGFESFEGPLLLGLPAGIRMLATQIYEVIHQRHRPDYPLATAMGVVALLLTAPLVWVQWRLQRRGSFASITGRGYIPKPVRLRRWRWVAFGGCLLYALLVVGLPVGQLVLGSFLRFFGLYGANAWTLQHYQRVLRDPFVLGALRNTLLLGAVGATLAVLLGAAVAYVSVRGRTAGWVRAGVNLLSWLPLLMPGVVLGIAFLWAYAFLPRSISLYGTVWALLFAYVTLCLPVASRVNAGAFAQVSGELEECARVCGASGWRTFWSVVARLVWPSVAVGWILSFVLIVREVSASIMLAAPGAQVLSVSIVYLWGQGRLEEVCVVAVLMLVPVFLGRYLVGRLQRAELQHGSAG, via the coding sequence ATGGTCGGCGCGCAGGTCTGGCGTCCTGAGATCCCCGGTGTACGGGCGTCCCTCCGGCGGGAGGGAACGGCGGTCCTGCTCCTGTTGGGTCTCGGCCTCTTGGTGGTCTACCCCACCGCGTTCCTGATCTACGGAAGCCTCTACAGCGCGCCCCCCGGGGATCCCGGAACCTTGACCGCGCAGGGGTATCGGGCCCTGGGGTCCGGGGAGAACCTCCGGATCCTACTGGAGACGTTCGGGTTCGCGCTCGCGGGGTCGGGTACGGGGCTCGTGCTTGGGCTTCTGTTGGGATGGGTGGTGGCGAGGACAGACGTCCCCGGTGCGGCCCTGTGGGAAGCCCTATTCACCCTCCCCCTCTTCATCCCTCCCGTGTTGATGGCGGCGGCCTGGGGGATGCTGGCGGCCCCGCGGGCGGGCCTGCTGAACGCCGCTTTCCGGACGCTCTTCGGCGGGGAAGGTCCCTTCAACGTCTACTCCGCGGGTGGCCTGGTGTGGTACCTGGTTCAGTACAGTGCCGCCTTCCAGCTCGGCGTGATCACGGGGCCCCTCCGGGCCTTCGACGCCACCCTGGAGGACGCGGGCAGGGTGTGCGGGGCATCCCGGGGACGCGTTTTCTGGTCCGTGGTCTTGCCCGTGATGTATCCCGTGGTCTCCAACGCGTTCCTGTATTCCTTCGTGCGGGGCTTTGAGTCCTTCGAGGGACCGCTGCTGCTGGGCCTCCCCGCGGGCATCCGCATGCTGGCCACCCAGATCTACGAGGTGATCCACCAACGACACCGGCCCGACTACCCCCTGGCCACCGCCATGGGGGTGGTGGCGCTGCTGCTCACCGCCCCTCTGGTCTGGGTCCAGTGGCGGCTGCAACGGCGGGGGAGCTTCGCGAGCATCACCGGGCGCGGATACATCCCCAAACCCGTGCGGCTCCGGCGGTGGCGCTGGGTGGCCTTCGGTGGGTGCCTCCTGTACGCCCTGCTCGTGGTGGGTCTGCCCGTGGGGCAGCTCGTCCTCGGCAGCTTCTTGCGGTTCTTCGGCCTGTACGGCGCGAATGCCTGGACGCTCCAGCACTACCAGCGGGTGCTGCGCGACCCCTTCGTCCTGGGAGCCCTCCGCAACACCCTCCTGCTGGGCGCGGTGGGCGCCACCCTGGCCGTGCTGCTGGGCGCCGCGGTGGCGTACGTCTCGGTGCGGGGCCGGACCGCGGGATGGGTACGGGCCGGGGTGAACCTGCTCAGCTGGCTCCCCCTCCTGATGCCCGGGGTGGTTCTGGGGATCGCGTTCCTGTGGGCATACGCGTTTCTCCCCCGTTCCATCTCCCTTTACGGCACCGTGTGGGCCCTGCTGTTCGCCTACGTGACCCTGTGCCTTCCCGTGGCTTCCCGGGTCAACGCGGGAGCCTTCGCACAGGTGTCCGGTGAGCTGGAGGAGTGCGCCCGGGTGTGTGGGGCGAGCGGGTGGCGGACCTTCTGGAGCGTGGTGGCAAGGCTGGTGTGGCCCTCCGTGGCGGTGGGATGGATCCTCAGCTTCGTGCTCATCGTGCGGGAGGTGAGTGCCTCCATCATGCTGGCCGCTCCCGGCGCCCAGGTGCTTTCCGTGAGCATCGTGTATCTCTGGGGTCAGGGCCGTTTGGAAGAGGTGTGCGTGGTGGCCGTCCTCATGCTGGTCCCGGTATTCCTCGGGAGGTACTTGGTGGGCCGGCTGCAGCGGGCCGAGCTGCAGCACGGGAGCGCGGGCTGA
- a CDS encoding thiamine pyrophosphate-binding protein — MEARQARAAHALLAALRARGVRFLFGLPGSTEAAVLDALREAPDIRYVLTLQEGIAVAMADGYARASGQAGVVNLHTTVGTLAGLSLLYNAWRDRVPVVVLACHKDTRILGRGGFTTLPDTTALVRPLAKWAHQTLNPEQVGEDVERAFQQALAWPRGPAYVIVPENLLAAPVFVDPPRPAPVPSPPRPHPEAVREVVDCLSRSERAVLVVGTEVARGGAVEVAVQLAHALELPVLWESRRTLLEPPYPVEDPHFVGMYDPRHPAVAEAEVLVVVGATLFVEFAPPPAPEIPPRVFLVHVHPDAAELGRLYPPNLAVQAEAGLFLKDLLEAVRAEGRSLGDPGALRRAWVAELRARWEAQRAERRRREADRRPLSAFQVGETLGRVLPRETVVVEEAVRSCWAFLDGFPVRLGGLFRTAGGSLGWGVPAALGVQMALPGRPVVAVVGDGSLHFTPQALWTGVQQGLPVLVVVLNNRKYLAVEAGLRELLKTREALPSTPGIELPGIDHATVAQGYGAGGVRVEDPDALGDVVDHAFRRSREEGRPYLVDVPVREEWGG; from the coding sequence ATGGAGGCGAGGCAGGCGAGGGCCGCTCACGCGTTGCTGGCTGCCCTTCGGGCCCGGGGGGTCCGGTTCCTCTTTGGCCTGCCGGGCAGCACGGAGGCCGCGGTGCTGGATGCCCTGCGGGAAGCGCCGGACATCCGGTACGTCCTGACCCTGCAGGAGGGGATCGCGGTGGCCATGGCGGATGGCTACGCCCGGGCGAGCGGGCAGGCGGGCGTGGTGAACCTGCACACCACGGTGGGAACCCTGGCGGGTCTCAGCCTGCTGTACAACGCGTGGCGGGATCGGGTTCCTGTAGTGGTCCTGGCGTGCCACAAGGATACCCGGATCCTGGGGCGCGGCGGGTTCACCACGCTCCCGGACACCACGGCCCTGGTGCGCCCCCTGGCGAAGTGGGCACACCAGACCCTGAATCCGGAGCAGGTGGGGGAAGACGTGGAGCGGGCCTTTCAACAGGCCTTGGCTTGGCCCCGGGGCCCCGCCTACGTGATCGTGCCGGAAAACCTGCTCGCCGCGCCGGTTTTCGTGGATCCTCCCCGTCCCGCGCCGGTCCCGTCCCCGCCCCGGCCGCACCCAGAAGCGGTACGGGAGGTCGTGGACTGCCTGAGCCGGTCGGAGCGGGCCGTGCTGGTGGTGGGGACGGAGGTGGCCCGTGGGGGGGCGGTGGAGGTGGCGGTGCAGCTCGCGCATGCCCTGGAACTCCCCGTCCTGTGGGAGTCGCGGCGCACCCTGCTCGAACCGCCGTATCCCGTGGAGGACCCGCACTTCGTGGGAATGTACGACCCCCGCCATCCTGCCGTGGCGGAGGCGGAGGTGCTGGTGGTCGTGGGAGCCACCCTCTTCGTGGAGTTCGCTCCCCCTCCCGCTCCGGAGATCCCGCCTCGGGTTTTCCTCGTTCACGTGCACCCCGACGCCGCGGAGCTGGGCCGCCTGTATCCTCCGAATCTCGCGGTGCAGGCGGAAGCGGGGCTGTTCTTAAAAGATCTGCTGGAGGCGGTGCGCGCGGAAGGGAGGTCCCTCGGAGATCCGGGGGCCCTCCGGCGGGCGTGGGTGGCGGAGCTGCGGGCACGGTGGGAGGCCCAGCGGGCAGAGCGGCGCCGGCGCGAAGCCGACCGCCGGCCCCTCTCCGCCTTCCAGGTGGGCGAGACCCTGGGGCGGGTCCTTCCCAGGGAGACAGTGGTGGTGGAGGAGGCCGTCCGCTCGTGTTGGGCCTTTCTGGACGGGTTCCCCGTGCGATTGGGCGGGCTGTTCCGGACCGCCGGCGGATCGCTCGGGTGGGGAGTTCCCGCGGCCCTGGGGGTGCAGATGGCGCTGCCGGGTCGGCCCGTGGTGGCCGTGGTGGGAGATGGGAGCCTGCACTTCACGCCCCAAGCCCTGTGGACGGGGGTCCAGCAGGGACTGCCGGTGCTCGTGGTGGTCCTCAACAACCGCAAGTACCTGGCGGTGGAGGCCGGCCTGCGGGAGCTTCTGAAGACCCGGGAGGCCCTTCCGTCAACCCCCGGGATCGAGCTCCCGGGCATTGACCACGCGACGGTGGCGCAGGGCTACGGCGCAGGGGGTGTCCGGGTGGAGGACCCGGATGCGCTCGGAGACGTGGTGGATCACGCGTTCCGCAGATCCCGGGAGGAAGGGCGGCCGTACCTTGTGGACGTGCCCGTCCGGGAGGAGTGGGGAGGGTAG
- a CDS encoding phosphodiester glycosidase family protein has protein sequence MRAPEALALALALGTVAFPGFSASRIPDPLTALVERGVLESVPGGDRRPVLRGEFVRWLVRAKGLPLDSSIPLPFPDVPQGLVPFVHAAMAHGILNERGLFRPYAPLTRQDAILWTVRALGHAWEAAALSDHPLPFEDLEGLSPLHRGAVAVAYLSRPPLLPDPSSRRFRPRAHVTRKEGALLIWSYLQALENGTRLHTHRFLRPGVLLAVEKRGSLRTPPIWRVQIGAFASPQNAHRLAQEIRKRGLPVFVDLLDGLYKVRVGAYGSRWEAEPLRAQLAEEGHPTWVVSTLRDFESLPGPQWMAVLRLTRGSGRLRVALAQDRVAGRERTSSIARRFGAVAAVNGGYFAPDGDPLGGVMIGREWVSEPLPGRSCLGITETEEVVFDILNWKAEAVTPWGTVPIQGVNRPRGSEEVVLFTPRLGSPLRTRPGGIEVVVSGGMVQEVRAIPPASVPPEGFVLSGHGLPAEVLARLRPGDPVHVQIRVEPSSGDPRWQRVRDILCGGPRLLARGQPIPDSEGFPEAFLYRRHPRTAVGVTPDGTVILLVVDGRAPEHGLGMTIPELAMEMRRLGAVEALNLDGGGSTTLVVHGQVVNRPSDETGERPVSDALLLLPP, from the coding sequence ATGCGGGCCCCAGAGGCGCTCGCGCTGGCCCTCGCCCTCGGGACGGTGGCCTTCCCAGGTTTCAGTGCTTCCCGGATCCCAGACCCCCTGACCGCCCTCGTGGAGCGGGGGGTTCTGGAGTCTGTGCCGGGTGGAGACCGCCGCCCCGTCTTGCGAGGAGAGTTCGTGCGGTGGCTGGTGCGGGCCAAGGGACTCCCCCTGGACTCCTCGATCCCCCTGCCGTTTCCGGACGTCCCCCAGGGGCTTGTGCCCTTCGTGCACGCGGCCATGGCCCACGGGATCCTCAACGAGCGGGGACTGTTCCGACCGTACGCTCCCCTCACCCGGCAGGACGCGATCCTGTGGACGGTGCGGGCCCTGGGGCACGCATGGGAGGCAGCTGCCCTCTCGGATCATCCCCTCCCGTTTGAGGACCTCGAGGGGCTCTCCCCCCTTCACCGGGGCGCGGTGGCGGTGGCCTACCTGAGCCGTCCCCCTCTCCTCCCGGACCCCTCCTCCCGGAGATTCCGGCCTCGGGCTCATGTCACCCGGAAAGAAGGGGCCCTCCTGATCTGGAGCTACCTACAGGCCCTGGAGAACGGTACACGTCTGCACACGCACCGTTTCCTCAGGCCCGGGGTTTTGCTGGCGGTGGAGAAACGGGGATCCCTCCGGACTCCGCCCATCTGGCGGGTGCAGATCGGAGCCTTCGCGTCCCCGCAGAACGCCCATCGCTTAGCCCAGGAGATCCGGAAGCGGGGGCTCCCGGTTTTCGTAGATCTCCTGGACGGGCTGTACAAGGTGCGGGTTGGAGCGTACGGAAGCCGTTGGGAGGCGGAACCCCTGCGCGCCCAGCTCGCGGAGGAAGGCCATCCCACGTGGGTCGTCTCCACCCTGCGGGACTTCGAGTCCCTCCCCGGACCCCAGTGGATGGCCGTCCTCCGGCTCACCAGGGGAAGCGGAAGGCTGCGGGTGGCCCTCGCCCAAGATCGGGTGGCCGGACGGGAGCGAACCTCGTCGATCGCCCGGCGATTCGGCGCGGTGGCCGCGGTGAACGGTGGGTACTTTGCCCCGGACGGAGACCCCCTCGGGGGGGTGATGATCGGGAGAGAGTGGGTGAGCGAGCCCCTTCCCGGTCGTTCGTGCCTTGGGATCACGGAGACGGAGGAGGTGGTGTTCGACATCCTGAACTGGAAGGCGGAGGCGGTAACCCCCTGGGGGACTGTCCCGATCCAAGGAGTCAACCGCCCGCGGGGATCCGAAGAGGTGGTCCTGTTTACCCCGCGGCTCGGCTCGCCCCTCCGGACCCGACCGGGGGGGATAGAAGTTGTGGTTTCCGGCGGGATGGTCCAGGAGGTACGGGCAATCCCGCCTGCCTCGGTCCCTCCTGAGGGGTTCGTCCTCTCCGGCCACGGCCTTCCCGCGGAGGTTCTCGCGAGGCTCCGACCCGGCGATCCCGTGCACGTGCAGATCCGCGTGGAACCCTCCTCCGGGGATCCCCGCTGGCAGCGGGTGCGGGATATCCTGTGCGGGGGTCCGAGGCTGCTGGCCCGCGGTCAGCCGATCCCTGATTCCGAGGGGTTTCCCGAGGCGTTCCTTTACCGGAGGCATCCGCGAACCGCGGTAGGGGTGACCCCGGATGGCACCGTGATCCTCCTCGTGGTGGACGGGCGGGCGCCCGAGCATGGCCTAGGAATGACCATCCCGGAACTCGCTATGGAGATGCGCCGGCTCGGGGCCGTGGAGGCCTTGAACCTGGATGGCGGCGGTTCCACCACCCTTGTGGTTCACGGCCAGGTGGTGAACCGGCCCTCCGACGAGACGGGAGAGCGGCCCGTGAGCGACGCCCTCCTGTTGCTCCCGCCATAG
- a CDS encoding helix-turn-helix domain-containing protein, whose protein sequence is MGRLVSEVLRTFGLRVHEARTSAGLSQRALARLLGLRSAVAVGDWERQKAFPKFLTFLRLCEVLNRPPAYFLEGYTEAPAQEGTVEALERLEAKLHQRHLELIHRLEQLPAEISGCIPPDEILSFLEKMDFERDVLPHLPLDLRGALRARKLPPEFEEAAYSIARNAAWHAWEVTREGVREWVRKRRRG, encoded by the coding sequence ATGGGCCGGTTGGTTTCGGAGGTTCTGCGCACGTTTGGATTGCGGGTTCACGAGGCCCGCACGTCCGCGGGCCTCTCGCAGAGGGCGCTCGCCCGGCTGCTGGGGCTCCGGAGTGCCGTGGCGGTGGGCGACTGGGAACGGCAGAAGGCCTTTCCCAAGTTCCTCACCTTCCTCCGGCTGTGCGAGGTCCTCAATCGGCCTCCCGCGTACTTCCTGGAGGGCTACACGGAGGCCCCGGCGCAGGAGGGAACGGTGGAGGCGCTGGAGCGCCTGGAGGCCAAGCTGCACCAGCGTCACCTGGAGCTCATCCACCGGCTGGAGCAGTTGCCCGCGGAGATCAGCGGGTGCATCCCTCCCGACGAAATCCTCTCCTTCCTGGAGAAGATGGACTTCGAGCGGGACGTGCTCCCGCACCTTCCCCTCGATCTCCGCGGCGCCCTCCGGGCCCGGAAGCTCCCTCCCGAGTTCGAGGAGGCCGCGTACAGCATCGCCCGCAACGCCGCTTGGCACGCCTGGGAGGTGACCCGCGAAGGGGTCCGGGAGTGGGTCCGGAAGCGAAGAAGGGGATGA